The following coding sequences are from one Polyodon spathula isolate WHYD16114869_AA chromosome 7, ASM1765450v1, whole genome shotgun sequence window:
- the LOC121318443 gene encoding cytoskeleton-associated protein 4-like has product MSSVKQRNKNNAQERAFHSSSDDVAKKSSKGSKGGSTNTGSGILGKVFTIALYLALISAAGFAGYYLQIVMEQVSEINSRNEERSAQAMELVKRVETALQQVDLLKITVRNFDISLKDTNKELESTNKAVRKGETETRRIEEVLHKLQNEILQDLSDGIRDVREARERDFSSLEQTVEERLTELTKSINDNVSVFTEVQGVTQNELQTIKSKIDAVEDLGLLKGELLAITTAVADLSTATEVKQEAIESLKNQVSSLQSEVQTRNQEVASTVQEFEELQETVQRTGSSLRELVSEAETSIKFVSGEVQELQEGLQQVKASINEQEQNLLAMATSGEKTESLESRLKAVEENTETLIASASEQSDSMESIFSKYDAHKSILSALERDIESIKSSVSKRDDLDLQSAVQKVTDAQESFISDIEMLKNNLSELQIAAETAEITQNEIFEILDKSQKQQIQEHELRLAKVEDTLKTQMTEEGDQTVQASINGLKSSFSQAQNDLQMLRTAVDSLVAYSVKIETNEQELVSLKNLMDEMNSAMDTLSKELETVQGRI; this is encoded by the exons ATGTCAAGCGTAAAACAacgaaataaaaacaatgcacaagAAAGGGCATTTCATTCATCCTCTGATGACGTGGCAAAGAAGAGTTCCAAGGGTAGCAAAGGAGGCTCAACTAACACAGGCTCGGGAATCCTGGGCAAAGTTTTTACTATTGCGCTTTATTTGGCTCTGATATCTGCAGCTGGGTTTGCAGGGTACTACCTGCAAATAGTAATGGAACAAGTGAGCGAGATAAACAGCAGAAATGAGGAACGCTCTGCACAAGCCATGGAGCTGGTCAAGAGAGTGGAAACTGCCCTGCAGCAG GTGGATTTGCTGAAGATCACTGTCAGAAACTTTGACATCTCTTTAAAAGACACCAATAAAGAACTGGAAAGCACAAACAAAGCTGTCAGAAAAGGAGAAACAGAAACACGTCGCATTGAAGAAGTTCTTCATAAACTCCAAAATGAGATCCTCCAAGACCTATCCGATGGCATTCGAGATGTTAGAGAAGCCAGGGAGCGGGATTTCTCATCCCTTGAGCAAACAGTAGAAGAAAGATTAACAGAGTTAACAAAGTCAATAAACGATAATGTTTCAGTGTTTACAGAAGTGCAGGGTGTTACACAGAATGAATTACAAACCATCAAGTCAAAAATCGATGCAGTGGAAGATTTAGGTCTCCTTAAGGGTGAGCTGCTGGCAATTACAACTGCAGTGGCAGACTTAAGCACAGCCACTGAAGTCAAACAGGAGGCAATCGAATCCTTGAAGAATCAGGTAAGTTCTCTACAATCAGAAGTTCAAACTAGAAACCAAGAGGTTGCATCTACAGTTCAGGAGTTTGAGGAGCTTCAGGAGACAGTGCAGAGAACTGGAAGTTCTCTAAGAGAGCTTGTTTCTGAAGCAGAAACCTCTATCAAGTTTGTATCTGGAGAGGTTCAAGAACTGCAGGAAGGTCTCCAGCAGGTTAAAGCGAGCATCAACGAGCAGGAGCAAAATCTACTGGCCATGGCAACGTCTGGAGAGAAAACAGAGAGTTTGGAGTCCAGGTTAAAGGCTGTAGAAGAAAACACAGAGACCCTCATTGCATCAGCTAGCGAGCAGTCAGACAGCATGGAATCCATTTTTTCCAAGTATGACGCCCACAAAAGCATCTTATCTGCTTTAGAGAGGGATATTGAAAGCATCAAGTCATCTGTCTCCAAGAGAGATGACTTGGACTTGCAGAGTGCTGTGCAGAAAGTAACAGATGCACAAGAGTCCTTCATCAGCGATATTGAAATGTTGAAGAACAATCTGAGTGAACTTCAAATAGCAGCTGAAACTGCAGAGATCACCCAGAATGAGATCTTTGAGATCTTGGATAAGAGTCAGAAGCAACAAATACAGGAACACGAACTAAGGCTAGCAAAAGTTGAAGACACCCTTAAAACCCAGATGACAGAGGAAGGTGATCAGACAGTGCAAGCCAGTATTAATGGCTTGAAGTCTTCTTTTAGCCAGGCACAGAATGATCTCCAAATGCTGAGAACTGCGGTTGACAGTTTGGTGGCCTACTCAGTAAAGATTGAAACTAATGAGCAGGAATTAGTGTCTCTAAAGAATCTGATGGATGAAATGAACAGTGCTATGGATACACTGTCCAAAGAATTAGAAACTGTCCAGGGGAGAATTTAA
- the LOC121318444 gene encoding inhibitor of nuclear factor kappa-B kinase-interacting protein-like isoform X2, whose product MPSNEVKQKKKTTPSGKQKEETEETTKLKDEKVKNGVDIKTVTCLLSLIVTLALTWFVLQQATKFADVEEKYNELYKKTRDIQSLENEINQVSKKFENTQALMIKIRDHPLLAQVENLEGDIEQLKKWSSNITEKQAELQENLTALSRAVGKTERSTASIAKDMSMKVSAVKTDVRRISGLESDVLALADSTQVLEEKVKQAEKMMVQKIGDLLAGSINRMTELKSSTSRNANKIDFLKKKYAELKAEDGKLTDRLLSLESGRARLVRTVTFANDLKPKVFSIRKDFALLEPRVSDLTFRIGRLASDLLRKEQDIALLKETFSNLTVVKTELHNVKQQLTEVPEVRDIHSQTSQPSE is encoded by the exons ATGCCCAGcaatgaggtgaaacaaaagaagaaaactaCACCGTCAggtaaacaaaaagaagaaacagaAGAGACGACGAAACTGAAAGATGAAAAAGTGAAAAATGGAGTGGACATAAAGACAGTAACTTGTCTTTTATCTTTAATTGTGACTCTTGCACTTACTTG GTTTGTGTTGCAGCAAGCCACAAAATTTGCAGATGTGGAAGAAAAGTACAATGAGTTATACAAGAAAACTAGGGATATCCAGAGTCTGGAAAATGAAATCAACCAAGTTTCTAAAAAG TTTGAAAATACCCAAGCGCTCATGATTAAAATAAGAGACCATCCTCTACTCGCTCAAGTAGAAAATCTGGAAGGAGACATTGAACAACTAAAAAAGTGGTCATCCAACATTACAGAGAAGCAAGCTGAGCTGCAGGAAAACCTGACGGCTCTCTCTAGGGCTGTTGGGAAGACAGAGCGAAGCACTGCCTCCATTGCTAAAGACATGTCTATGAAGGTGTCTGCGGTGAAGACTGACGTCCGACGCATATCTGGTTTGGAGTCGGATGTGTTGGCATTGGCAGATTCTACACAGGTACTGGAAGAGAAGgtgaaacaagcagaaaaaatgATGGTTCAGAAGATTGGTGACCTGCTGGCAGGCAGCATCAACCGAATGACTGAGCTGAAGAGTTCCACAAGCAGGAATGCTAATAAGATTGACTTTCTCAAGAAGAAATATGCCGAACTGAAGGCTGAAGATGGCAAACTGACAGACCGACTTTTAAGTCTGGAGAGCGGAAGAGCTAGGCTGGTAAGGACAGTGACATTTGCTAATGACTTGAAACCCAAAGTGTTTTCCATCAGAAAGGACTTTGCCCTGTTGGAGCCCCGGGTGAGTGACCTGACCTTTAGGATCGGCAGACTGGCTTCTGATCTCTTACGAAAGGAGCAGGATATTGCTTTACTGAAAGAGACCTTTTCCAATTTAACTGTTGTTAAAACAGAGCTCCACAATGTAAAACAACAGCTTACGGAGGTGCCAGAAGTTCGTGATATTCATTCTCAGACAAGCCAACCTTCAGAATAA
- the LOC121318444 gene encoding inhibitor of nuclear factor kappa-B kinase-interacting protein-like isoform X1 translates to MPSNEVKQKKKTTPSGKQKEETEETTKLKDEKVKNGVDIKTVTCLLSLIVTLALTWFVLQQATKFADVEEKYNELYKKTRDIQSLENEINQVSKKLESSEEDLHEALSSVSLVTTLERDVSVLQTMINVMQDRERSVSQNMQDINERFQNVTDLWKNSLDQINLDIGNLKSETRVIHNKVTNKIDEAEKNLKTLSVALEDLEDSTKRNSRVLQRNEDEEVVEFKKQLDWNTRQIQKLEEQGLVMVNKDSELMEKLADYQPKMEMCEEQLPTVENAVTSILKMSSELINTEKKIEDLTLQVFNMEDNMLKVVSEILEIKKGLDILQVDNSILKLANDLRVLKETVKEFDRAQKEMPVIQEELNTEL, encoded by the exons ATGCCCAGcaatgaggtgaaacaaaagaagaaaactaCACCGTCAggtaaacaaaaagaagaaacagaAGAGACGACGAAACTGAAAGATGAAAAAGTGAAAAATGGAGTGGACATAAAGACAGTAACTTGTCTTTTATCTTTAATTGTGACTCTTGCACTTACTTG GTTTGTGTTGCAGCAAGCCACAAAATTTGCAGATGTGGAAGAAAAGTACAATGAGTTATACAAGAAAACTAGGGATATCCAGAGTCTGGAAAATGAAATCAACCAAGTTTCTAAAAAG CTCGAGTCCTCTGAAGAAGATCTTCATGAAGCCCTTTCCTCCGTCTCCTTGGTAACCACGTTGGAGCGTGACGTCTCTGTTCTGCAAACCATGATAAACGTCATGCAAGACAGAGAACGGTCAGTATCGCAAAACATGCAAGACATAAATGAACGCTTTCAAAATGTGACAGACCTCTGGAAGAACAGCTTGGACCAAATCAACCTGGATATTGGGAACCTGAAGTCTGAAACCAGAGTCATACACAACAAGGTAACCAATAAGATCGATGAGGCCGAGAAGAACTTGAAGACGCTTTCTGTGGCTTTGGAAGACTTGGAGGACAGCACCAAGAGAAATTCAAGGGTTCTTCAGCGCAATGAAGATGAAGAAGTGGTGgaatttaaaaagcaattggACTGGAACACAAGACAGATACAGAAACTGGAGGAGCAGGGGCTGGTGATGGTCAACAAAGATTCAGAGCTGATGGAGAAGCTTGCAGACTACCAGCCAAAAATGGAAATGTGTGAGGAGCAACTCCCAACTGTGGAGAACGCTGTAACCTCCATTCTCAAGATGTCTTCTGAACTGATAAACACAGAGAAGAAGATAGAGGACCTGACCTTACAGGTGTTCAACATGGAGGACAATATGCTTAAAGTTGTATCTGAGATCTTGGAAATAAAGAAAGGTCTAGACATCCTGCAGGTTGATAATAGCATTCTGAAATTAGCAAATGACTTgagagttttgaaagaaacggtGAAGGAATTTGATAGAGCCCAAAAAGAAATGCCAGTAATCCAGGAAGAACTGAACACTGAGCTTTAA